In Phalacrocorax carbo chromosome 17, bPhaCar2.1, whole genome shotgun sequence, the genomic window ccagctcctgccctggcaTCGTAGGGGCAAtgcttgctgctgcctggcatCACCTGCCCCCTGGTAGAAAATTGCCCAGCGCCTGTGGCCCGATGTGCCGGGGGTGGCTCCATCTCTGGGGCATGGTGGAGCCAGATGTCccattttcttccccacagAGCGGAGGCTTCTCCCCTCAGAGGGCAGAGCAGCCTCTGGCAAAAGGCCAGGTTACACGGGCTTTCTTTTGGCTTGGTTGGGTCAGATTTCCAGGCAGAATTTCTGGATGAAAgtaagaaaggggaaaaaaaaaataacaaagctcTCATCCTGCCCCTTACATCCCCCCacggggtgctgggtgctgcttcCCCGGGGCTTTGAGTCCCTGTTCTGCTCCAGTTCAGCCAAGGAAGGCTTGTCCTCCCCCACCAGCCTGTTGACCACCAAATAATCGCAAAACACTCCTTGCCGGGCAGGTCACCCCTCTGCTACCTCTTGTCCTAGGCTCAGCGGGCGACCAGCTTTGCACGGCTCCGACCCAAACCTCTGGCATCccgcaggcaggcagcccccccGTGCCATTGCGCCCTGCCAGCGGAGCCGTGGGGCAGGTCTGACCCGCCCTGGGCTTTCCCATGCGATGCTCGCCTCCATCCATGTGAAATGGTGACGGTGCGAAGACAGCCTCTGAAGCAACAAGGAGCTGGAGTTGCATTTCCAGTTGCATTCGGTTTCTTTCTTAATTCTGTGCACATCCCTAATAGGAAAGTGAgacccccactttttttttttaattcttttttgatCTTTGGTCTTGTTTTTGCACCAGACTTGCAGCTCAGCTGTGTCTTGTCCTGCAGGGCGGGTGGCAAAGCACAGCCTGCATTGCGAACGGCGTTGGGGTGGTGTGCCGGCAAAGGGTGAGCAAGAGGCCGAGGGGGGTCATGGTTCCCTCCTTCTTGGCTGCTCCCTGTGAGACACGGGGAAAGGCTGTCTTTGCCCCCCAAGGCAGGATCTGAGGCTGGCCCATCCTCCAGCAAAACCATCTCAGTGATTTCTGGTGTAACAAGGGGTTGCAGGTATTCAGCGCCGCTCTGGGCAATAAAGCAAAGGGTGCCGGCCCCATCTCTTTCCCCGCGGTCAGGTTTCCATCTGACAGAAGCACCGCTGTGCTCTTGGTGACACTTTCTGTTAAGAGTAGGTCCAGCTGAACTCCGGCACAGTGTGTGCCGCTGCCCCGTCCCCGCTGCCAGGCCACgcgctgccctgcagccccaatgccgtggggctgggggtcaccctgctcctccacccccacccccagcagccgcTTTGGGAGCCAAGCCCCATTCCCCTTGCTCccaacgggggggggggggggggaaggaaaaaaagagaaaaggtgggggggggacacgggtcTGTCTCAGGTGGCTGCaagagccctgggcagggaagggcagcGGCACTCATCTCCACCTCTGGCCTTCATGGCAAACCTACTGGGCTTTGCCACCGGCCCCACCGCCCCAAACCCCATCTCATCAGGATTTATTAACACGTTTAAGTCCATGTTATCGGTCTCTGGCTAGCTTTATCCCTCCAAATTGTTTGAGAAGGAAACTCCTTGGTAAATGCTAAcaataaagcatttataaaGTGCTCCAATGTACACATATCAACAACTAAGCCAATACATTGTTTGTTATAACCCTGTAGCCTGCAGTTTATAGCACAATTAGTTACAGGTTTTTATAGCATCTATttagtattttggaaaaaaaaatgttataaatattGTTATATTCTATTGTACTTTATAGACAGAGAAAGTTATATTAGTAATAAGAACTCTCACTGCTTCGacagcttttcccagctcccaaGAAAAAAGAGGGCTACAAAAAGCTACTTTCCCAAGAGCTCAGGAGGGGGTAGGCGGTGGTACCTGCTGGTTACAGGCAGGGAAACTGGGGCAGGGGAGTCCGGTGCGTGGCCAGACTCGCGGGGaacagagcagccaggagcacagcagcagctacaTCCAACCCACGCCTTGCCCCTACTCGTAACTTCAGTACAAAGTGTTACCGCTCGCCCAATGCCACCCTGGTCCTGCTAAAGATAACCTGCTCCTGAGCCTGGGAGAGGCTGAGGATGTCCCcactgctgtccccagggcagTGCTGGGTCTCTGCCCCTGTGCACGGTGCCGCAGGAGGCGATGCCTGGGTTCTGTCCAGCCCTAGCGAGGAtgcttccctctcctcctcctgccccggTGAGTGTCCTGGTTGCCTTGACTTGGCTTTCCTTTCCCCCCGGACTTCTTGTTGGAGACTCATGAGGTGTCTACACCACCTGTAATACCCTGCACCCCCTTCTTTGAAATTGAATTAAAAATCAGGTCTGTCCCCCCTTGTTCTGTACCTGCCTCGCTGCTCTTTGCCCATGGCACCAGATTGTTCGCCGCCCCACTGCCACTCTCGCAGCCTTTCCGCAGGAGCTAATGATCCAGACTGGGGGAATTTGTTTCTCCCCTGCAAAAAGGGTATTTCTGCAAGCAGGTTTTGCATCCACAGGgccccagctctctcccttgctgctcctctgcagggGTACGGGTCCGGCTTCAACCTCTCTTGGAAGGTGGGCTCTCCTGGTCCCTGGGGGGCTCTTGGGAGGGGTGTTTGCCGTGCACACAGACAGCAGACTGGCAGCATGAATTCTCTTCACCAGCCATGACCCCTCCAACAGGATtatcctctctccctccccacccacgCAGAAAAGATGCTGAAACAGAAGAGCTTTGGTATATCTCTATTGCACAAACAATATCGCCGGGTCCATGGCTGCAGGCTCAGGAGAGTGATGGTGCCTGCAGTGAGCCTTGGTGACAGCCATCACCCTGAGCATCAccgcccccctgccctgggtcTCCCACCTTCGCCCCTAAGAAAGCCCATGGGGCTCAGCAAGGGTCATCTCCTGTGACCCCCCCGACCCGACCTGAGTGACTCAAACACTCATTAAGGCTCTCGGTGCTGTAAGACATGAGGATCATTAATCCCGTTGTGCAGACGGGGAAGATGGAGGTATGAGATGGTTTTGATACTTGGATACCAGGTGCGGAGTGTCCCTGCTTTCGGGGGACACCATAGGGACGGGCTACACCCCTCTTTCCTACAGAAAGTGCCCCGTTTTCTCAATTTGGGGCTGGATTTTTCCACCCAAACCAGTATAAAAGTGCCTGTTTAGGAGGAGAATTAccagtccaaaaaaaaaaagcctcacgGGGAAGGAGGGCATGCAGCTCCACAGAGCAATGGGGGGATGCCCCCGGGTTGCCGTGGAGCAAATCTATCGCACTACCCGTGCCAACCTCAGGCTCCAGCTTCAGCATCGCTCCCACCTTCAAATGAGTGAGGGGTGCATCCCCACTGAAGCtcaggatgggggggggggtcagacCCATGCCTCCTCATCGTCCTCGGTCAGCCAGGCACTGCTGTCGGCTGGCAAGGGCTTGGCCCCCGGGCGGGTGCTgccgggctgggggtgctggggcggCCCCGGTGGGCGATGCTGGCTCCGGGGGGCGGGTGGGCGCTGCCCCAGCGGGGTGGGGATGCGCGAGGGGCGCTTGCCTGGTCTGTGGTCCCTCCGGGGGCGCACCTTGGGCCGCAGCTTCAGCTTGTAGATGGAGGGCACGCGCTCAGGTTTCTTCAGGCACCGCCGGGGCTTGGGGACATTGCTGGCCCTGGGACCCTGTGGGGTCTGGCCACCTGCTTCCagcccctccacctccccaccAGTCAGGAGGGCGGTGGGCTGCGGGGCGGCTCGTGGGTGCATTTTGGGgacccagctccccagccccatggggcGCAGGGGCTGCCACCCATGGGAGAGCTCCTCCACCACCCTGCTGTAGCCGGGGGGCTGCCCGTGCCCCCAGCAATCCTGGAGCTCCTTGCACCCCCCACCAGGGCCACAGGCTCCCACCAGCTCATCTGCCGGCACTCCGGGGccctcagcacccacagcccttGGGCTTGTGTCTGGATGGCACTGCCGGGTCCCCTGGGGAtctcccccagcagcacagacctTGCACCCATCTGCAAAATGGGCCAGAGGAGTGgggggctggcagatggccgGGCTGGGTTTGGTGGAGGGTTTAACACTGCAGTCCTGTTTTGGAGGCTGGCTGGAGGAATTTCGGGGTGATGGCGGTTGACCCCGGCCAAGGGCTCCCCGGCTGCCTTCCCGTGGGGTTTTCTGGTTCTGTGAGTCTCTCCGGCTATCCTGGTGTGGGGAAGTAGCACAGACTTTGATGGGGCTGGGGCCACGGGGTGTCACCTTGGTGGGGACCCCCCCTTCTTGTGGCCTGACAGCCTCTACAGATGATTTGCCTCTTTGCTGGGTGCTTTTTCGAGGTGCTGGTGTCACCcgggtgctgggtgctgtggaCCTGCCCcgtgctggtgctgcagggatTTTCCCTGGAGTGCTCCCACGCAGCTCCTTGGAGACCCCCACTCTGTCCTGTGTGCCGGGGACCAGCTGGGAAGGGGTGGGTGCCCGGCACATCACCCCATGCCCAGGGGAGCTGAGTCGAGCGGGTGACCTGGACGGTGGCAGCTGCCTCCCCAAAGGGGCAGCCGGTGGCTCCCGcgtcctgcaaggagagagaggagaggggcagggagctgctgcttccCCCTCAATCCAGCCTGGTGCTGGGCAATtctggaagggagggaaaatgaATTCAGATATGTGGGAAAAACTGCTCTGAAACCAGGTGGTTTGGGGCACGAAGCATCTCTGCACTGCTTACCTGCCTGAAGGGACCCTCTGGGGCTGTGCCGGCTCCCGGCAAGGGCTGACACCCAGCGGGCGACCCGAGCCATCCGGCAAGGGGGTGGCAGGaggccgggggctggggggagcacGGGACCCCCAGGCGAcggggggcagggggctctGCGAGCGGTTGACCAGCAGcgtgggctggggctggctgcgggcAGCTGCCTTCGAGGCTGGGCACAGCCAGATCTCATGCTGTACTTGCTGCTGGGGGCTCCTGGTTTTCCAGGCTTGTTTGTGAGCTGCAgggaaaatggggggggggggggcgcggctCAGCACCCCTGCCCATTGCACCTACACCCGGGTGCAGCCCACCCAGTCGTTGCTCAGCATCCAGGCCCACCCTGGGGACGCTGGTGCAAATCTGCACTCCCTGCAAACGGGCTTTTGGGGTCCGGCTCCATCCGAAAGTCTGCCGTGACCTCTAGTGGCCACCAAAGCCAAAGAGAgtccccaaacccaaacactcCCCAGCAGAGCACTGAGGCATCGCAGCAAGGAGGCCTCCGGCTCCTGCAAATGGCCCCAGAAGCAGCAAGACCCAGGACagacaccccccgcccccactCCAGCCATGGGGCAGAGCCATGGGTTTTGGGGATGTGGGGACTCACAGAGCGAGGTGCAGCGGCACGGGTCGTGCTTGTCCAGGTAGTGCTCCAGTGTGTCCCAGCCGCCCCCGACCCGCACCATGACGTGCTCCCGCAGGATCTGCACAGGATGCCACACGCCATGAGGCCTGGAGGGGTGTGTGATGAACCCAGGACCtgtccaccccacccccaccccttttcAGGCAGCCTGGGGTGACATACTCATCCAGGCTTCGTCCTCTGGAGCTTGAGACCTGTGGGCTTGCCCTGAGTGCCACCAGGTCTCCCAAAGGACAGCATCATCCCCAGCTGAGCACCACTGAGGCAAGGAGGatctcagctcctgctggcaTCCCAACAGGCACATTTCATCACCCTGGGGAGCCTTTGGAAAACTCCTCTCCACCATCATGTGCTGAGCCCTTTGGGGAGACCAGGCTTAGGGATGGATCCAGGCAGGGACCAAGCACTCCGGTGTTCCCATTGCTGGTTAAGACCTGGCTCTGACTTGGCGTGGGATGGCAGGTTTTGGCCCATACACATGGATGTTACAGCCACGCAATCACATACTGCAGGACTAAGCTTCCCTGCCGCCCTGCTTTGGGGATAACAGTCAAAAATCCCACATTGGCCCCATTTGGGGGATGGATTATGGAAGAAGCTTCATGTCAGCAGGGCAGGATTCCTGGTGCCTGTGCCCCAAAAGCGTGGGGCAAAGCAGACTCACCCGGACAAAGATGAGGGTGTCAGAATCACCCACGCGGTATTTCCCTTCAGATATCTTGATCATGGGAAACTGGACAGGGCAGGTACAGCGGCTCACCAGGTGCTGgacctgcaggcagcagggatgggTCCTCGCCAGGGCTCCTGGGAAAGATCCTGGGGTGGCCATCCCCACCTCCATCTCCATCCCCACTCtaccgccatccccagccccaatCCCAACTccatcctcatccccatccccatcccagtcccacTCCATGCCCCTCCATACCATCTGGTCAAGGTTGTGGAGGTCCCGTGGTTTCCTGGGGGGCCGGGGCAAGGGGGTGTCTGCGGGTGGCAGGTCCAGCTCCTGGCGCAGCTCCTCCTCGATCTCCTCTTCCATCTGCACGAGGGTTGGGGCGTGCATGCCAAAGCGGGCGGCATGGCGCGCCAGCTCCAGCAGGCACAGCACGAAGTTCTTCTCATTCTTCCTCAGCACCAGGTCCTCTGTCTCGAACATGAGGACATctgggacagggcagggctgggctgagccagggCAGGCATGTAGGGATGGGGACAAAGGGGATGGGGGGCACAGGTGGAGTCAAAATCCACCCAAACGGATGTTATTCCCTGGAGCCATTGTACTAGGAATATAGCTGGGTCCAACAAGAGTTGGGATAAATTAACGAGGAGGAGCCTTCCCTTTGGGCATGTACATGCAAAGGCACTACGGCTGGTTCATGGCATCCCAAAGCCACAAAACTCAGAGGCTGGGCGTTCTAGGGACATGTCACTCCAATCCCATGCCCTTCCCAGGCacctgctgctggtggggatgGGGTGACAGACCCTTTGCTCAGAGCCAAGACCACTCCTGATGTCTTTCAATTGAATGCCCTTTCCATTGCCACCCCCCCAGTGTGTATCTGCAGCCAAGAACACACACCTG contains:
- the GAS2L2 gene encoding GAS2-like protein 2 produces the protein MWGMPGAAVRSIRPYKSSEQYLYAMKEDLAEWLKELYNLDIEVGTFVEVLETGAVLCSHANNITHVAREFARACPGTACHLRLPTTGVACNLTAQPGTFQARDNVSNFIQWCRKEMDIKDVLMFETEDLVLRKNEKNFVLCLLELARHAARFGMHAPTLVQMEEEIEEELRQELDLPPADTPLPRPPRKPRDLHNLDQMVQHLVSRCTCPVQFPMIKISEGKYRVGDSDTLIFVRILREHVMVRVGGGWDTLEHYLDKHDPCRCTSLSHKQAWKTRSPQQQVQHEIWLCPASKAAARSQPQPTLLVNRSQSPLPPVAWGSRAPPSPRPPATPLPDGSGRPLGVSPCREPAQPQRVPSGRTREPPAAPLGRQLPPSRSPARLSSPGHGVMCRAPTPSQLVPGTQDRVGVSKELRGSTPGKIPAAPARGRSTAPSTRVTPAPRKSTQQRGKSSVEAVRPQEGGVPTKVTPRGPSPIKVCATSPHQDSRRDSQNQKTPREGSRGALGRGQPPSPRNSSSQPPKQDCSVKPSTKPSPAICQPPTPLAHFADGCKVCAAGGDPQGTRQCHPDTSPRAVGAEGPGVPADELVGACGPGGGCKELQDCWGHGQPPGYSRVVEELSHGWQPLRPMGLGSWVPKMHPRAAPQPTALLTGGEVEGLEAGGQTPQGPRASNVPKPRRCLKKPERVPSIYKLKLRPKVRPRRDHRPGKRPSRIPTPLGQRPPAPRSQHRPPGPPQHPQPGSTRPGAKPLPADSSAWLTEDDEEAWV